ATTTAATGCAACTTTGGTCGCTAATATTTGCGGTCATTATTTTTTGCCGTCTGCGTCTCTCTATCCTTTAAAAAGGGGGGAATGATCGGACAAACTGACAACAAACCGATGATCATTCCCCCGAGTCTATGTTCCAGCGCATGGCAGCCCGGTTGGGAGGCGGGCAGAGGTGTGTCAGGCCACTTGACTGGAACATCTTGGAAAAGCTTCCTCGGGAGGAAGGCTTTCGGAAGGCTTCTCCGGTATCTTTCTGTCTGCAAGCAGCGCCTTAAAGGTGGCCTTGATGCTTTGGGCATTCTCGGACACCAGTTCTCCCATCAGATGCAAAGCCTCCGGCTCTGTGGGCAGGCCGCCATGGGCGAGGGCGCACAGCACCTCCCCGGAGGCTTGAAGCCGGAAACAGGGTTCTTCAATATCCATCAGGCTGGCTGAGGAACTGATCTGAGTGTCGTCGCACAACTGGGTTGGTTCAGGACTATCTTCAGGCTCGTCTTGATCCTTAGATGGGTTGTTAGTTAGGGGGTCTTCTTTGCTACTTTTGAGCTCCCGCATCTTGTCGAACAGGCCGTAGATGCAGTCTCTCAGGTGAGAAACCCGTTCCTTACAGACATTGACCATCAAATAAAGCCGGTCCTTCTCTAGTTCCTGATCTTCCGTATGAACGAAATGCAGGACATCTGCTGCACGCATGGCGTCACAGGCTGGGCCTTCAAGGTCCCAGACCGCATGATAGAACTGATTGAGGGAGGACTGGTCTATCTCCGCTTTATGGCCCGGTTCCACAGGCCGGGCAGGCAGTACCTCCTTCTGAAACTCAGTGCTGATCTCAAGCCAGTCATTGTCCGGCTTGCCGGTATGGCCGTCTTTAAGGGCGGACAGTTTAAGGCGGCAGAGATAACGGACCATCCGCAACAGGTCCTCTGACCGGCCAATCATTTGATCAAGCAATCGCGCATCCGGGCAGTAGTGGTCTGAGAAACGGACTCCTGTAAAGGCAGTGCGCAGATAGTGAAAGCTCTGCTTCCCGCCTTTACCGGCCCAAGGCAATTGAAGTTCCGGATGAATGCTTTCAGCCAATTCCCGGAGCGTGATCAGAGTGTGGTAATAGGGCCGCTGCAGGGTATGAACCCGCATGAAGGCGAGATAGGCTTGTTCTGCCGCCAGATGAAGCATTATGGTGGCAGGTTCAAACTCTCTTTCCAAATGGTGACGATAAGCTCCCTGCAGAAAGTAACAGGCCAACGTCCAGTCGTGTTCGAAAAACTCCTTGGCTTTGGAATGATGAATATCAGGGGTGGGGTTTTCGGGAGCAGACAGAAGGTCCAGGCCACGATCCCCGGACTGGTAGAGGATGATGCCATTCTCTGCTATGCGGTCGTAAAAGGCATAACCGTTCCGGAGTTTGGCGTTCACAGTCTCCTGTGTCTCGAACGTCAGGGCGACGGGGGTGGATACGACATCGAGGCTATTGAGAAAGACCTCGGCCATCTCTACCGGCCAGACAAAGGCGGGAAGCAGCTTATTGACGATCACCAGAAGATGATAGCGGGACGGGGTAACTTCCTGATCCTCAGCAGTCCATTCCCCGTGCAGGATTACATACCGGATACGGGACCGTCGCTGTTTGCGGCTCGAACAGGTGCGGGCCGTCTTATCATATTGCTCAACGAGGGATCGACAGATGAAGTCCAATTCTTCTTGGATTTTTGGGGTAAAATTTTTGGTAGTGACGATCATGTGGATTCTCCCCTATAAGTAAAGAGGGAAGCCGTGCATTTGTTGATTAACAACAGGGGATTATCTGTGCTAAGAATTGACTTAGCCATGTCAGCCTCCTTAGAAGGTTGGTGTGGTCAGACTCGGCAGGGTGTTGCTGCACCTTGTCGGGTCGCATAGTTACTTAAAAATAGTATAAATACGTAATATACGTATCATGATTGATGGGATAAAACAATAACAAAATGCAGATTCCTTAGATGACAGATATCACTCCGGCTCAGTGCCGCGCAGCCCGCTCAATGCTCAACTGGTCGCAAGCTGATCTTGCCAAGGCAGCTTCAGTAGCGACGAAGACCATTTCAGATTTTGAGAAGGGCGCTAAGAATCCGCGCCCGGCGATCATGGTTGTCATCAAACAGGCTTTCGAAGCGGCAGGTTTGATCTTCCTCGCCGACGGTGAAACCCTTCCCGGCGGCCCCGGTGTCCGTTTGAAGAAGTAACACCCGTCATTCCCGTGCAAACGGAAATCTCTAATTACGTACCATAGTATCCGATTACATATTTATTTTCGAATATGGGTGATTTTTTCTGAGCTTTATGCGCTAAAGGTAATGGACGCTTCTGAGGATACAAGAAGCCCGTAACGCATTTATGTAATGGAGAGAAAATGGCTAGATATTATGTAAACGAAAACGCCCAATCTGGTGGAGAACATGAAGTACATAGGGGAGATTGCAGCTGGTTGCCCAAGCGAGAAAACCGCATTTACCTGGGGGACTTTTCTTCATGTCATCCTGCTATTTCCGCGGCCAGGGCACATTTTTTAAACGTCGATGGTTGTGCCCATTGCTGTCCGGCGTGCCACACCAAGTGAATATGCTTAAGGCTTGATATTACAACGGCACCCTGCAATATCGCCGGAAAAGAAACCAGCCGGCGGTCCGGGAGTTTAGGTAAAAAACAGACACAGACGTCTAATCAAAGATAGTCAAATTGGACAAATTTCACTCTTTGGCTGTATACTAGAGAAATTCATTACTTGGGGTGGAAAAAATGAAGGCAAAATTCCTTACAGCTCTGATGGTTATAGCGTCAATTGTGTTTGG
The DNA window shown above is from Emcibacter nanhaiensis and carries:
- a CDS encoding helix-turn-helix transcriptional regulator is translated as MTDITPAQCRAARSMLNWSQADLAKAASVATKTISDFEKGAKNPRPAIMVVIKQAFEAAGLIFLADGETLPGGPGVRLKK